TGTTAAGCGCATAACCATTTTCCGGTGCATTTTTCAGCGCCGCCTGATAATACTGCTGCGCTTCGGCGATATGCCCCTGTTGCTGATGAAGACGCGCCATCGCCAGCAGAACGCGATAATCCTTTGGCGCATCCTGCAATGCTCGCTGTAAATTGCGTCTTGCCGCTGGCCAGTCACCCTGAGAAAGATAAATCAGCCCTAATTGCAGGCGTATTTCCCCACTGGCACTGGCCTGACGCTCTACGCTACAACCTGATAACGATAGCGCGCACAATAACATCAGCCACCGTAATCCCTTACGCATGCTGCCTCCGTTTGCTATGAAGTCTGGTATGTTACGCCAAACTCAGCAAGGCAGGCAGCCTGTAAAGCCGGAAAAAAGGATTTCCTGCTCGCTTTCAGAGCGCTCTCACAGATATTTGTTCACCAGCCATTTTTTTGCGCAGCGTACGCTTGGTACGGTCGATAACATCCCCAGCCAGCTGACCGCAGGCCGCATCGATATCATCGCCACGCGTTTTACGCACAATAGTGGTAAAGCCATAGCTCATCAGAACCTTGGAAAAACGATCGACCCGGCTGTTGGAGCTGCGACCATAAGGCGCACCGGGGAAGGGATTCCAGGGAATCAGGTTGATTTTACAAGGCGTATCTTTCAGCAGCTCAGCCAGCTGGTGCGCATCATCAGTGCTGTCATTGATATGATCCAGCATGACATATTCAATCGTCACGCGCCCCTGATTAGCGTTCGATTTTGCCAGATAGCCACGTACAGATTCGAGGAAAGTGGCGATATTGTACTTTTTATTGATCGGCACAATTTCATCACGAATAGTATCGTTCGGCGCATGCAGAGAAATAGCCAGCGCCACATCAATCATATCGCCCAGCTTATCCAGCGCAGGTACAACGCCTGAGGTAGAAAGGGTTACACGACGTTTGGAAAGGCCGAAACCGAAATCATCCAGCATAATTTCCATCGCCGGAACGACGTTAGTCAGGTTGAGCAGAGGTTCGCCCATACCCATCATCACGACGTTGGTAATAGGACGCTGGCCGGTTACTTTAGCAGCACCGATAATTTTCGCCGCGCGCCAGACCTGACCAATAATTTCAGAAACGCGCAGGTTACGGTTAAAACCCTGCTGTGCAGTTGAACAGAATTTACACTCCAGCGCACAGCCCACCTGGGAGGAAACGCACAACGTAGCGCGGTCGTCTTCAGGGATATACACCGTTTCAACTAACTGATCGCCGACGCGAATGGCCCATTTAATCGTGCCATCGGTAGAGCGTTTTTCTTCAGCCACTTCCGGGGCGCGAATTTCGGTTAACTGCTTAAGCTTATTACGCAGCACCTTATTGATATCGGTCATTTCATCAAAATCATCACTGCAATAGTGATAGATCCATTTCATAACCTGATCGGCGCGGAAAGGCTTTTCACCCAAAGAGATAAAAAATTCGCGCATCTGCTGACGGTTCAGATCGAGCAGATTAATTTTTTCATTTTTTGGGGAAACAACAGCAGGAGATACAGACGACGGCGTCACAGTATGTTCGGACATAATTTTCTCTGGCCTCGTTATTACACGTTATGGCCCTGGTTAGGGATAAAAAAGAAGCGCCCTCGCTGAGTAAACTCATGAGGGCGCATAATTGTACAAATAACTGTGGCGCGAAGCTATTGTGCGCCCGGATTACCTGACAATTAAATTGTAACTGTCGTTGTGCAACCAGACGTTCCGTTAATTAACGGGTACGCGGGCAAATTTCATTTTCACCGAAGAAGAAAGCGATTTCACGCGCCGCAGATTCCAGAGAGTCTGAACCGTGAGTCGCGTTTTCGGTGAAGCTGTCAGCATAATCCGCACGCAGCGTGCCTGCCAGCGCGTTAGCCGGGTTAGTTGCGCCCATCAGATCGCGGTGACGCTGAACGGCATTTTCGCCTTCCAGGACGGAAACTACGATCGGACCGGAGGTCATAAATTCAACCAGACCGTCAAAGAAAGGTTTGCCGTTGTGCTCAGCATAAAAACCTTCTGCCTGCTCTTTGGTCAGGTGCAGCATCTTTGCAGCAACAATTTTGAAACCTGCGGTTTCGAAACGATTATAGATGGCACCGATTACGTTTTTTGCCACCGCGTTCGGTTTTACGATGGAAAAGGTACGTTCTACTGTCATTTTGACCTCTGTCTTAACTTCCAGGTTAAGTCGGTTGTGAATAGTTTGATACCGACCTGTGAAAACGGCGCCGATTATAGGGATGTAAAGCCAGCTTGCCTACCGGAGTTTCCGCAATTTCCTGAAAAAATATGATCGGCTTCGCGTAGCTGACTTATTAATGCACTCTGACGCCTGTCACTCCACGCGAAAAGATACCGTAGCAACCTGACCAACATCATCCAGTACGCTGAGCTGATACTGCCCGGCCCGTTGAAAAACCATCCGCTGTGTAAACCCCTTTTTCTCTGTGTTCAACACTTCACCATTAAGAAACCACCATCGTTCCTGCCCTTCTCCTCCCTGCACCGTAATGCTGAGCGTCAGTTCCGTTTTTCCTGGTAAGCGGCGCAGGACTTGTCCATCACGCACGCCGGTTATCAATAATGGCAGCGCGCTATGCTGTAACGCTGGCGGACAGCTGGATGAAACGGGCGGCAGGCGCTGCGATCGCTGTTCACCCGCAAGCAGCCAGGGCTCCAGCGGCATAGGCCACAGCACAACGCGCCGTGGCTGCGCCCCGCTACAGTCAGCAGCAACCCGTTCGCCGGATTCATTAATCCAGACGGTTTGTTGCAGACCAAACAGACCTTCCTGACCTGCGGCAAGCAGCGTCGGCGGCGTAGTACCGTTTAATATCCAACTTTGCCGTTGCTGGCGGCAATTATCGTCATCTGCTGATAATGGCTGCCCACCCGGCCAGCAGAGTGTAGCGGCGCTAACGCTGGTCGGTCGCGGGTCAACAGGCAGAACTCGCCCACGTAGCTGTGGCGAAGCCATTAGCAGATGATGCAGCTGATTCAGTACCGGAACGGCACTAGCCACGCCATATTGACCGGCTACGGGTGTGCCATCGGGACGTCCTACCCAAACCCCAATCAGATAACGTGCATTGATACCGATAGCCCAGGCATCGCGGTAGCCATAGCTGGTGCCGGTTTTCCACGCCAGCGGTACCACCGCAGGCAGCATGCTATCAGGCCGTGGCTGCGCCTCACCAGCAAGAATGCGCCGCACAATCCAGGCGGCACCAGGCGATAACAGAGGCCGTTCTACCAGCACATCGTCCTTTAGCAGACGTAGCCGCGCCGCCCGTCCGTGACGGGCAAAAGCACCATATGCCGCCACGATCTCCTCCATACTTGCACCGGCTCCCCCCAAAATAAGCGACAAATTAGGCTCAGCCGCCGCAGGGAAACGTAGGATAAGCCCGGCATTACGCAGGGCTGCGGTCATCCGTTTTGGGCCATACGCTTCCAGCAGCTGTACCGCCGGAAGATTGAGCGAGCGCACCAGCGCCTCACTGGCGCTGACCGGCCCATGAAATCCAGTGTCAAAGTTTCCCGGCCGATAATCACCAAAGCGGCGAGGTACATCCTGCAACAAAGATTCAGCGGCAATCAATCCATCATCAAGCGCCAGCCCATACAGAAAAGGCTTTAGTACCGAACCGGGCGATCGCACACGGCTGACCATATCCACATGACCAAAACGACTGTCATCGTTTAAATCAACCGATCCCATCCAGGCACGAACCTGCATGGTGGTATGATCAACCACCAGCACCGCCATTGAGGTTCGCGGTGGTAACGTGCTTTTCCAGCCTTGTGCCAGTGCCTCAACCTGTCGCTGTAGTGAAGCGTCGATGGTGGTAGTGATTTTATTCTGCTTTGATAATGAGAGCGTTCGTCGCGCCAGTAGCGGTGCCAGCTGCGGCATCTGACGCGGTGCCAGCCAGACCGGCTCCTCCATGATTTCTTCAACGACGTTACGCGGCCAGACGCCGTAGGTTACCAGACGCAGCAGAACTTTATCGCGAGCTGCCCGCGCTCGCTCTGGCCAGCGATCGGGACGCAAGCGACTGGGAGCCTGCGGCAGAACTGCCAACAGCGCAGCTTCACCACGTGTAAGCGTCGCCGGTGATTTCCCCAGCCAGCTCCAGCAGGCTGCACCAATGCCTTCCAGCGTTCCGCCAAAAGGCGCGCGGTTCAGATAAAGGGTCAATATTTCTCGTTTAGAGAGATGCCATTCCAGCTGTAACGCACGCCATGTTTGATGCAGTTTTCCCGCAAAGGTACGCGGCTGCGGATCGATCAGGCGTGCTACCTGCATGGTAAGGGTGCTGCCACCGGAAACGATTCCACCACCACGCAGATCCTGCCAGGCGGCGCGTAAAATCGCCAGCGGATTGACACCCGGATGATGCCAGAACCAGCGATCTTCATAAGTCAGCAGTGCTTCCAGATACCAGGGAGAAACCTCTTCCAGCGTAACCGGATAGCGCCAGACACCGTTTTTATCAGCAAAACGCCATAGCGGAGTATCATCTTCCGCTACCACAACCCGTGCGGGATCCACCTCTCGTAACGGCAACGGCGAGAGTCGATCTGCCAGCCATAACAGGATGGAGAGAAGCAGTAAACCCAGCAGCAGGCTTTTTATCTTACGCAAAACAACCGTCATAAAAATAACGCCCGGAGTTATCCGGGCGCTCGGTTAGCGAACCGTCAGGCGCGTCGGCGTGATGCCGGTTGCGCGCCATTGTGGTACATACATTGATTCTACCTGCGGTGCCGGAATCTGGTAGCTGCCGGGCGTTACCGCCCGCGCCAGATAGAGCAGTTCAGCAGGGCGATAACCGTCCAGATCAATAGCGGCGACAAAACGATCGTCACGAAACTCGATATGCTTGATGCTGGCCTGCTGCATATCGTACATCAGCTCCTGCACGTCACTGGCGCTCTCACCCAGGCTGGCGCTGCTGTCGGCAAGGTTCTGGTTCTCCAGCTCCAGTCCGGCAGGCAGCAGATCGGTTACCAGCGCATCCGGTACGCGCTGCGAAGCTGAAACTGAAAGATGTACCAGCACCAGCTCCCCGCTTTTCAGCCTGTTCAACGCCACAGGTTTACCGTTAAGATCGAGATATTCACGACGCACAGAGAGCGTCTGGCTGACAGGTGACGGCGGAGTTTGCGCATAGCCCACGACATCCAGACGACCATATACCGGCGCAGCGTTCAGGCTGGTCAGAGTGAGATCCTGCGCCAGCTGCGCTTCACTTAGCGACAGAGTGCGGGTAGCATTACCGCTCAGCGGCTGGGCCTGCCCGGTCAGGCTGACCTGCCATTCAACGCCTTTATTGCTCTCCAGCGCTCGCCCGGCCAGGAATAACGCATTATTTTCCTGCGTTGATAGCCAGCGCTGTGCATTTAGCTGCTGCGACAGGTTAACGATCAATCGGTCCTGTGCCTCCGGCAATAGCTGATATTCACGCAACAGCGTCAGAACTTGCGCGCTATCGCGTAGCGGGCTGCCATAATCCTCCAGCCAGTAAATTCCTGTCGGCCGCGTACCGCTGGCTCCCTGCGCCAGCAGCGTGCTGGCGCGTGGCGCATCGCCCATGAGCTTCAGCGCGACGCCCAGCTGTACCAGCGCCAGTCCCGATTTTGCCTGCTGACGTCGCTCATAGAGCGCGCGCAATGCACCCAGCGGTGCCTTTTGCTGTCGCGCCAGCACCAGCGCGGCGTAGGCCTGCGCACTAAAACGCGTGGCGTCGGCGTTACTGCTGTAATAGGTCGCAATCTGGCTACCATCCTGCAGATAGCGCAGCAGGCGCTCATTACCCTTATCCAGCATCGTTTTTTCAACGCTGTAGCCCTGTTCGCCAGCCCGCGTCAGAAAATCCATCGCGTAAGCGGTAAGCCAGAACTCTTCGGCGCTCTCTTTGCTCCACAGGCCAAAACCACCACTGTAGCGCTGCATCTGCCTGATGCGATCGATACCGGTATCAATCGCCGCATGACGTTCGCTATCGCTGCCGCTCTTGATGCCCAGCGCCGTAAGCTCGGCATGATTAGTGTAAAGCGAAGGCCACAGGCCGCTGACAGTTTGTTCCAGACAGCCATAGGGATAAGCATAGAGTTCACTAATGTAGCGGGCGATATTTAACGGCGGATGCGCGCTGAGCGCCAGCCTGGTTTGTATCGTACCCGGTGCCAGATCCCTGAACGCTTCCGCAGGAAGCTGCCACGGCATATCGGGACGTATTACAGCGTTAAAGCTGCGCGTTTCCGCAGGCCAGGCGGGACGCACGCCTATCGTCCAGTGCTCTTTATCCGGCGCCAAAGTTTCGCCCGGTATTTTCAGCCCGGTGATAGTGGCGTCAAGGCTGCCTTCGCCATAGCCCATGACTGCGCTAACAGGAATGAACAACGTAGTTCGCTGGCCCGCCTGTAGCTGGACCTGCCGCGAAGCATCACCTTGCAGCGTTAACAGGCCGCCAGCCCTTAAATTAACCGTCAGCGTTTGCGCATGGTCCGTCAAGTTGGAGATATCCAGCGCCAGGCGACTGCTGTCGCCACCGGCAAGGAAACGCGGCATCGCCAGCTGCGTTGTTAGCGGCGCGGCGACCATGACGCGGCTTTCTCCTTCGCCAAAATGTTCTTCGCTCCAGGCCTGCGCCATCAAACGTATCTCGCCGTTAAACGCCGGAACTGGCAGAGTAAGCGCCCCTTCGCCATTGGCATCCAGCGTTACCGGCTGTAGCTGCATCGCCAGAATATTAACGTGGTTCACCGGCTGCCGCCCGCCGCGCGCCAGCGGATCCTCATCGTCGCCGTCACCGCCGAAGCGCAAGGTAGCCAGCTGGCCCTTCCCTTCAATAAGTTGATCGTAAACATCATATTGATCAGCGTTATAACGTTTGCGATCAAAGAAGGCCGCGTACGGATCGGGCGTTTTATAGTTGGTAATGTTCAGTACGCCGCTATCTACGGCTGACAGCAGCACCTGTACCTGTTTTGGCAGTTCGCCTGCGGCCACGGTAGCTTTTACCTTCACCGTCAGGTTCTGCTCAGGACGTATTTTCTCCGGTGCTGACAGCGTCAGGTTCAGCCGACGCGCCTCATCCTGCATCGGTAAGTGCAGAATACCTACCGCCCGCTTCGGTGTGGTTCCCTGTGCTTTATCTCCAGGGCGGATCACCAGTGCGCTAAAATAGAGGTCGTGGCGACGCCACGCGCTATCAACGGGCACCTCCACATCCACACCTCCATCTGGCACATCAACCGTTTGCCACCAGAGCGGGCCATTGCCTGACTCCACCAGCAGGTATCCCTTACCTGCGGCAGGCGCTTCAATATGCACCCGCGCTCTGTCACCGGGACGATAGTTAGCTTTATCCAGCTTCAGTTTTACCCGATCGGGGCGAACCGCGCCGGTGCCGTCAGTGTTATCCTGCCAGCTGTAGCCAGCCCAGAAGCGTACGCTGCTGCGCACTTCTTCATCTGGTAGCGTTACCTCAATACGATACGCGCCCCACTCCACCGGGAAAGCAACTTTAGCTTCCCCCTGGGCAGAGAGCGTGATCTGCTGTGTCTCTTCAACCAGATCTTTCTGGTCATAGTGTGACTGCCAGCCCTCGCCTTCAGCAAAGCTCCAGTAATAGTCACGTCGCTCGCGAATCAGGCGCACCTCCACATCCTGCCCGCCCTGCTTTTCACCACGTGCATTCGCCAGCACAATACTAAACTCCGCGCTGCTGTTTTCCTCTACAACTGGCTGACTGGAAGAGGTGTCGCTGCGATAGTCATAGACCGCTTTACTGGCGAAAAGTGGACGAATACCGGGTAATACCTCCGCTGGCCAGATGGACTGGCTTACACGTCGTGTTACCGGGCGGCCGCCGCTTTCCAGCAGGCTGGCCTGTAGAATCAGACGAGCCGGAGAATGAATAGCCTGCCATTCTGACTCTGCGGCGATAAGCCCCTCGCCCTGATTATCCAGCGTCAGCTCGACTTCATCGAGATTACGCTTCAGCTCCTCCTGTTCGGTAATATCACCAAACTGATAGCCCGGCAGGGATGGCAACGCTTCTCGATCGGGCCGTAAAAAGAGCTGACCCTGTAGCTGGTTGCCCGCTGCGGGCGCGCCGTACAGGTAGCGTCCGTTGACATGAAAAGTAATATCCCGATCTGGCATAGCAGGCTGCTCACTGGCCGACAGGCTTAGCGCCATGCGTTCCGGCATAAATTCTTCTACGCTAAATGCCCACTGACGCTGGTGCCCATCGCCCGTATCCACTTGCAGCTTCCAGCGCCCGGTCGGCGCTTCCTGCGGTAACGGATAACGCAGCTGCCACAGGCCGTTTTCCGGCCGCCAGGTTAAGGTATGCGCCACATCGCCATTCGGTTTTATCACTTCCAGCCTGAGCGGTTGAGACGGTAGCGGTTTGCCATCCGCATCGCGCATCAGCGCGTTTGCGATTAGCGTTTCTCCAGGGCGATAGAGATTACGTGGTCCAAAGATAAACAGCTGCTTGTCATAGCCCGGCGGTCCGGCTACGGCGAATTCCGCCAGATCCAGGGCCGGACGACGAAGATCGAGTAGCGTAGTTTGATCGTTTTTCGTTGCCAGGATCAGCCTTGCCTTTGCGTGCCAGGGCAGCGTAACCTGCCCTTGAGCATCGGTAATAGCCTGATTTAACGTTTGCCCCTTTTCATCCAGCATGGTGAGCGTAACGCCATCCATTGGCGCGCCATCTTCAAGCCTCTGGCTAAAAAAATCGAGTTGGGAAGGAAACCGATGTAATGAGAGACCAATATCGCTGAACGTAAACAAGGTGGCGGCATTACTGTAATGGTAAGTCCCTGCCTGCTTCATAACCGCCAGATAAACGCCCGGCTGCGCCAGCGGTTTAATATCGCCAAGCGGCAGCTGTCGCTGTTCACGGGTATTGCGTACCGGATTAAGTTCAAAACGTCCGCTGTAGACCAGATCGGCTTTTTGCAACAATGATGCAGACTGCCAGGTTTGCAGGTTATTACCATATTGCCAACTGGCGATAAAAGCTGGAAGGGAAGCAGTTTTGATGCGGAAAAAGTCAACGTCCACCTGACTAACGTTGAGCGCCATTACCGGCAACCCCTGAGTGACGCGGGTTGGCAACAGCGAACCCCGGCTGGCAAACCCGACCATCGGCTGGATATCTCGCGTGGTCAGCGTCTGTTCTACCGCTTTTTCCAGAGTAGCGCCGTTAGCCGCTTTGATTCCGCCATCAATCTTCACTTTCAGCTGACGCGCTGGTTCCAGGTGACGAAAGCGCAGCGCTTTGCGATTAGTTGACAGCTCCCAGCCACCTTCCACCGCGCCACTTTTGCTGTCGCTCAGATGAGCATACTGACTAAAATCCTGTTGTTCATCCAGCGAGACGGAGAAGGTTACCTCCAGGGTACTGGCACCGTCGAGCTGTACCTCAGAAATGTCGATTACCTGCAACGGCTTACCCTGTTCCCGCGCCAGCTGTGCGGCACGCTGCTCAGCGCTCAGCGCTGGCTCGCTGTTTTTTACCGCTGCGGCTTTATTTGCTGCCGCAGCTGGCGGCGTATCGTTATCAGCGTTATCGCATCCGCTCAGCGCCAACAAACACAATAATAAGGCAACGCCCGCTTTATTCCTTAACCTGGACATAGTTTCTCCATGGCAACAATGCCTGTAAAATTAAGGCGTATTATTACTTGAAAGCGAAAAAATTTAACAATCCTAATCTGTTTCCCGCTGTGCCAGTTATCGCGCCACTGGAGGATGCAGGCAAGCGCTAATAACAAACAGAATATTTTCTTGCGGGCTATCACGCAGAATAAATGTAATGGCTGGAAGCGTAATTCTACTTTCTGCGGGCGCTTTTCAGAATCTGCAAGCAGGGCCACAGCGCTGGTGATTGAGCCTTGAGCTGGACCGCCAGATCGTCGACACTCTCAGTACATCAGTGAATATTGAGGTTGTTATGACATCCGCTCTCTTTGTAACCGCACAATGGTTAGCCGAACATCAAAACGATGCTGATTTACAAATTATCGATGCCCGCATGGCACCTGCGGGTCAGGAACATTTACGTAATATGCATGCTGAATATGCAGCCGGACATCTGCCCAACGCGCCTTTTTTTGATATTGAGCAGCTCTCCGATCGCAACAGCCCCTACCCCCATATGATGCCGCGCGCGGAATCCTTTGCCGTAGCGATGCGCGAGTTGGGTATCGATAGTGGAAAGCATCTGGTCGTTTACGATGAAGGCAACCTGTTTTCTGCGCCGCGCGCCTGGTGGATGCTGCGTGCTTTCGGCGTAGAGCGGGTTTCAATCCTTGCCGGTGGGCTGGCAGGCTGGAAACAGGCGGGTTATATGTTGCAGACCGGAGAGGTGACGTTACCGGAAGCGGAATTTGAAACGCAGTACGATCAGAGCCTGATTAAAAGCGTCACTGACGTGCTGCTAATCAGTCACGAAGGTGGCGCGCAGCTGGTTGACGCACGCCCGGCCAACCGTTTTAACGGCGAAGTTGATGAGCCGCGCCCAGGGCTGCATCGCGGCCATATACCCGGTAGTCTGAACGTCCCCTGGGGAGAACTGGTAACAGAAGGAAGGCTGAAACCGGAAGCGGAGCTGGCGGAGATTTTCAAACGTCAGGGCGTTGATTTAAACCAGCCGATCGTTGCCAGCTGCGGCTCCGGCGTAACGGCGGCGGTAGCTATCCTGGCGCTGACGGCGCTTGGCGTTAAAGGGGTAAAACTTTACGACGGTTCATGGAGTGAATGGGGTAGCCGTGACGATCTGCCAATCGCAACGTCACACTAAAAACAGACGCCCGGAATAATGCAGGTAGCCAATATGCCAGCTGGCATATGAAACGAGTAAACGCTGTTCCCGCGAATATATCGTGCTGACAAAGAGAAGGTGATGTAAGCCTTATGCAGGAGTAAGGGCCGATCTGGCTGGCCCTTCAGGAGAGATACGAGCGCGGTGACGCTAGCGCGATACGGTTCAGATAATACGCTGACCGCCTTTAAATTCACGCAGAAAACTTCCCCAGCGGCGTTCATAAAAAGGCGTTATATGTGCAGTGAAAAAATGGCTGATACCCTCTTCGCCTTCGACAACCTGACAGATATCTACCGGCTCATCGTCCAGCAATGTATCAGTGGCTACCGCACCGGCAGCGCGAATAATGGTATCGATATCACCGTCTGCCTCGATGCCGATTAGCAAATTGGGGCGATCGCCAGCCTGCTCTTTGATATGGGCGATAAACGCCCGACGCACCTGCTTATGTTTGCCAAAAAGCTGCGTCAGAGAATCCACTACCTGTGCAGGAGGCTCGGCAATTTCAGAAAGCAGCAGCGGCGCGCCGCCTTCTAATATCGTCTGCTGGCTTAACGCATCGCCTTCTTCGCCCAGCAGATGAGCGATTTCGCGTGCGGTAAACTCTTTACCGGTAGCCAGCTTAGGATTTAAAAACAGGGTTTCACCCAGCGTCATTGCAAACAACGTACGTACCGGCAGCATAACGTAAGGCTGTTCACCCTGCGTTGCTTCTGCCATTGCCGCCTCTGAAGTAAAAAAGGGAATAACGCTGGTGCCGTCTTCTTTTTCCCAGTGCTGTAGCTCTACCGGCGTGCTGGCGTCCAGCTGCTCGCCATCGCTGGTGCCGGGCACCCAAACGCTGGCTTCCATCAACAGCGTAAAAAACTCCGGACGGTGGGCAGGCTCGGTGGCAGCCAGCTCCAGCACCGCTTCCAGGCGCTCATTAAGATTATATTTATCGTGATTCATGCTCGTTCTGCCTTGTTTGACAAGGCCAGCACTGGCTGGCCTCAGGCGCTTATTTCAGCAGCAGGTTGGCAATGGTGCGCACGCCCAGACCGGTAGCCCCCGCAGCCCACTGTTCAACGGCTCCCTTGCGATAGGTTGCAGAGCAGTCGATATGTAGCCAGCCATGCTGATAATCGCTGACGAAATGCGACAAAAATGCAGCTGCGGTGCTGGCACCTGCGGTATGCGCTGCCCCGGCGATATTATTTAAGTCAGCAAAATTAGAAGAAAGATGGCTACGATGGAATTCCGCCAGCGGCAGACGCCAGAAGGCTTCGTTTTCGCTGGCGGCACTGCTCAGCAGCTGCTGCGCCAGTGCATCATCAAAGGTAAACAGCGCATGATAGTCGTTGCCCAGCGCGGTCTTGGCAGCACCGGTCAGCGTGGCGGCGTCAATTAACAGCTGCGGCTGCTGCTGGCTGGCATCAATCAGGCCATCCGCCAGTACCAGACGCCCTTCAGCATCGGTATTCATTACCTCAACGGTTTTTCCGTTACGATAGCGAATAATATCGCCCAGGCGGAAAGCATTGCCGCTGACCATATTATCTGCACAGCAGAGATAAAGTTTGACGCGTTTATTCAGCCCGCGTGCAATTGCCAGCCCCAGCGCGCCAGTGACGGTAGCGGCACCGCCCATATCTGACTTCATGGAATCCATAAAGCCGCTGGGCT
The sequence above is a segment of the Mixta intestinalis genome. Coding sequences within it:
- the pbpC gene encoding peptidoglycan glycosyltransferase PbpC (penicillin-binding protein 1C); this translates as MTVVLRKIKSLLLGLLLLSILLWLADRLSPLPLREVDPARVVVAEDDTPLWRFADKNGVWRYPVTLEEVSPWYLEALLTYEDRWFWHHPGVNPLAILRAAWQDLRGGGIVSGGSTLTMQVARLIDPQPRTFAGKLHQTWRALQLEWHLSKREILTLYLNRAPFGGTLEGIGAACWSWLGKSPATLTRGEAALLAVLPQAPSRLRPDRWPERARAARDKVLLRLVTYGVWPRNVVEEIMEEPVWLAPRQMPQLAPLLARRTLSLSKQNKITTTIDASLQRQVEALAQGWKSTLPPRTSMAVLVVDHTTMQVRAWMGSVDLNDDSRFGHVDMVSRVRSPGSVLKPFLYGLALDDGLIAAESLLQDVPRRFGDYRPGNFDTGFHGPVSASEALVRSLNLPAVQLLEAYGPKRMTAALRNAGLILRFPAAAEPNLSLILGGAGASMEEIVAAYGAFARHGRAARLRLLKDDVLVERPLLSPGAAWIVRRILAGEAQPRPDSMLPAVVPLAWKTGTSYGYRDAWAIGINARYLIGVWVGRPDGTPVAGQYGVASAVPVLNQLHHLLMASPQLRGRVLPVDPRPTSVSAATLCWPGGQPLSADDDNCRQQRQSWILNGTTPPTLLAAGQEGLFGLQQTVWINESGERVAADCSGAQPRRVVLWPMPLEPWLLAGEQRSQRLPPVSSSCPPALQHSALPLLITGVRDGQVLRRLPGKTELTLSITVQGGEGQERWWFLNGEVLNTEKKGFTQRMVFQRAGQYQLSVLDDVGQVATVSFRVE
- a CDS encoding bifunctional tRNA (adenosine(37)-C2)-methyltransferase TrmG/ribosomal RNA large subunit methyltransferase RlmN, which codes for MSEHTVTPSSVSPAVVSPKNEKINLLDLNRQQMREFFISLGEKPFRADQVMKWIYHYCSDDFDEMTDINKVLRNKLKQLTEIRAPEVAEEKRSTDGTIKWAIRVGDQLVETVYIPEDDRATLCVSSQVGCALECKFCSTAQQGFNRNLRVSEIIGQVWRAAKIIGAAKVTGQRPITNVVMMGMGEPLLNLTNVVPAMEIMLDDFGFGLSKRRVTLSTSGVVPALDKLGDMIDVALAISLHAPNDTIRDEIVPINKKYNIATFLESVRGYLAKSNANQGRVTIEYVMLDHINDSTDDAHQLAELLKDTPCKINLIPWNPFPGAPYGRSSNSRVDRFSKVLMSYGFTTIVRKTRGDDIDAACGQLAGDVIDRTKRTLRKKMAGEQISVRAL
- a CDS encoding alpha-2-macroglobulin family protein, encoding MSRLRNKAGVALLLCLLALSGCDNADNDTPPAAAANKAAAVKNSEPALSAEQRAAQLAREQGKPLQVIDISEVQLDGASTLEVTFSVSLDEQQDFSQYAHLSDSKSGAVEGGWELSTNRKALRFRHLEPARQLKVKIDGGIKAANGATLEKAVEQTLTTRDIQPMVGFASRGSLLPTRVTQGLPVMALNVSQVDVDFFRIKTASLPAFIASWQYGNNLQTWQSASLLQKADLVYSGRFELNPVRNTREQRQLPLGDIKPLAQPGVYLAVMKQAGTYHYSNAATLFTFSDIGLSLHRFPSQLDFFSQRLEDGAPMDGVTLTMLDEKGQTLNQAITDAQGQVTLPWHAKARLILATKNDQTTLLDLRRPALDLAEFAVAGPPGYDKQLFIFGPRNLYRPGETLIANALMRDADGKPLPSQPLRLEVIKPNGDVAHTLTWRPENGLWQLRYPLPQEAPTGRWKLQVDTGDGHQRQWAFSVEEFMPERMALSLSASEQPAMPDRDITFHVNGRYLYGAPAAGNQLQGQLFLRPDREALPSLPGYQFGDITEQEELKRNLDEVELTLDNQGEGLIAAESEWQAIHSPARLILQASLLESGGRPVTRRVSQSIWPAEVLPGIRPLFASKAVYDYRSDTSSSQPVVEENSSAEFSIVLANARGEKQGGQDVEVRLIRERRDYYWSFAEGEGWQSHYDQKDLVEETQQITLSAQGEAKVAFPVEWGAYRIEVTLPDEEVRSSVRFWAGYSWQDNTDGTGAVRPDRVKLKLDKANYRPGDRARVHIEAPAAGKGYLLVESGNGPLWWQTVDVPDGGVDVEVPVDSAWRRHDLYFSALVIRPGDKAQGTTPKRAVGILHLPMQDEARRLNLTLSAPEKIRPEQNLTVKVKATVAAGELPKQVQVLLSAVDSGVLNITNYKTPDPYAAFFDRKRYNADQYDVYDQLIEGKGQLATLRFGGDGDDEDPLARGGRQPVNHVNILAMQLQPVTLDANGEGALTLPVPAFNGEIRLMAQAWSEEHFGEGESRVMVAAPLTTQLAMPRFLAGGDSSRLALDISNLTDHAQTLTVNLRAGGLLTLQGDASRQVQLQAGQRTTLFIPVSAVMGYGEGSLDATITGLKIPGETLAPDKEHWTIGVRPAWPAETRSFNAVIRPDMPWQLPAEAFRDLAPGTIQTRLALSAHPPLNIARYISELYAYPYGCLEQTVSGLWPSLYTNHAELTALGIKSGSDSERHAAIDTGIDRIRQMQRYSGGFGLWSKESAEEFWLTAYAMDFLTRAGEQGYSVEKTMLDKGNERLLRYLQDGSQIATYYSSNADATRFSAQAYAALVLARQQKAPLGALRALYERRQQAKSGLALVQLGVALKLMGDAPRASTLLAQGASGTRPTGIYWLEDYGSPLRDSAQVLTLLREYQLLPEAQDRLIVNLSQQLNAQRWLSTQENNALFLAGRALESNKGVEWQVSLTGQAQPLSGNATRTLSLSEAQLAQDLTLTSLNAAPVYGRLDVVGYAQTPPSPVSQTLSVRREYLDLNGKPVALNRLKSGELVLVHLSVSASQRVPDALVTDLLPAGLELENQNLADSSASLGESASDVQELMYDMQQASIKHIEFRDDRFVAAIDLDGYRPAELLYLARAVTPGSYQIPAPQVESMYVPQWRATGITPTRLTVR
- the ndk gene encoding nucleoside-diphosphate kinase, with product MTVERTFSIVKPNAVAKNVIGAIYNRFETAGFKIVAAKMLHLTKEQAEGFYAEHNGKPFFDGLVEFMTSGPIVVSVLEGENAVQRHRDLMGATNPANALAGTLRADYADSFTENATHGSDSLESAAREIAFFFGENEICPRTR